In the Alligator mississippiensis isolate rAllMis1 chromosome 7, rAllMis1, whole genome shotgun sequence genome, one interval contains:
- the LOC132251745 gene encoding olfactory receptor 10A4-like: MYLTTLGGNVLIITISVIDPALHSPMYFFLRNLSFLEIAYTSSTIPEFLVNSFAKDKGISFVGCAMQMYFFVLLGITECCLLTAMAYDRYVAVCHPLRYATMISHTVCLQLAGVCWFLGVLVSVWQTTFIFTLPFCGPNMINHFFCDLLPVLKLACVDTFRNEVYIYIAAVVFIMAPFLLILVSYAGILHTIFSMPSAEGRKKTFSTCFSHLLVVTLFYVPGILTYLIPKSIHSHNSNKFLSLFYSVMSPMMNPLIYSLRNKEVKQALRRLISRKRSF, from the coding sequence ATGTACCTTACCACATTGGGGGGAAACGTCCTCATCATCACGATCAGTGTCATTGACCCAGCCCTTCActcccccatgtacttcttcctgagGAACTTGTCCTTTCTGGAAATCGCTTACACCTCTTCCACCATTCCAGAATTCCTGGTGAACTCCTTTGCAAAAGACAAGGGCATCTCTTTTGTGGGTTGTGCCATGCAGATGTACTTTTTTGTCCTCCTGGGAATCACAGAATGCTGCCTGCTGACTGCTATGGCATATGACCGTTATGTGGCCGTTTGTCATCCTCTGAGGTACGCAACCATGATAAGCCACACCGTCTGCCTCCAGCTAGCAGGTGTGTGCTGGTTCTTGGGGGTGTTGGTGAGTGTATGGCAGACAACTTTCATATTCACTCTACCTTTCTGTGGCCCCAATATGATTAACCACTTTTTCTGTGACCTGCTCCCAGTACTGAAGTTGGCCTGTGTGGATACTTTCAGGAATGAAGTTTATATCTATATTGCTGCTGTTGTCTTCATCATGGCGCCTTTCTTACTTATACTCGTGTCCTATGCTGGGATCCTCCATACCATCTTCAGCATGCCTTCTGCTGAGGGCAGGAAAAAAACCTTTTCCACCTGCTTCTCCCACCTCCTTGTGGTCACTTTATTTTATGTTCCTGGCATACTGACCTATCTGATTCCCAAATCCATCCATTCTCACAATTCCAACaaattcctttctctcttctactCTGTGATGTCACCAATGATGAACCCTTTAATCTATAGCCTGAGGAATAAGGAGGTAAAGCAGGCCTTGAGAAGGCTGATATCAAGAAAAAGGTCCTTTTAA
- the LOC106738585 gene encoding olfactory receptor 10A4-like, which produces MTFLFFQMGNTRGAVASGNRTAVTHFFFEPFSNVLEVQVALFFVVLLMYLTTLGGNVLIITISVIDPALHSPMYFFLRNLSFLEITYTSSTIPEFLVNSFAKDKGISFVGCAMQMYFFGLLGITECCLLTAMAYDRYVAVCHPLRYATMISHTVCLQLAGVCWFLGVLVSVWQTTFIFTLPFCGPNMINHFFCDLLPVLKLACVDTFRNEVYIYIAAVVFIMAPFLLILVSYAGILHTIFSMPSAEGRKKTFSTCFSHLLVVTLFYVPGILTYLIPKSIHSHNSNKFLSLFYSVMSPMMNPLIYSLRNKEVKQALRRLISRKRSF; this is translated from the coding sequence atGACTTTCTTGTTTTTCCAGATGGGAAATACAAGGGGGGCAGTGGCAAGTGGGAACCGCACGGCTGTGACACACTTTTTCTTCGAGCCTTTCTCCAATGTCTTAGAGGTCCAAGTTGCCCTTTTCTTTGTCGTATTGCTTATGTACCTTACCACATTGGGGGGAAACGTCCTCATCATCACGATCAGTGTCATTGACCCAGCCCTTCActcccccatgtacttcttcctgagGAACTTGTCCTTTCTGGAAATCACTTACACCTCTTCCACCATTCCAGAATTCCTGGTGAACTCCTTTGCAAAAGACAAGGGCATCTCTTTTGTGGGTTGTGCCATGCAGATGTACTTTTTTGGCCTCCTGGGAATCACAGAATGCTGCCTGCTGACTGCTATGGCATATGACCGTTATGTGGCCGTTTGTCATCCTCTGAGGTACGCAACCATGATAAGCCACACCGTCTGCCTCCAGCTAGCAGGTGTGTGCTGGTTCTTGGGGGTGTTGGTGAGTGTATGGCAGACAACTTTCATATTCACTCTACCTTTCTGTGGCCCCAATATGATTAACCACTTTTTCTGTGACCTGCTCCCAGTACTGAAGTTGGCCTGTGTGGATACTTTCAGGAATGAAGTTTATATCTATATTGCTGCTGTTGTCTTCATCATGGCGCCTTTCTTACTTATACTCGTGTCCTATGCTGGGATCCTCCATACCATCTTCAGCATGCCTTCTGCTGAGGGCAGGAAAAAAACCTTTTCCACCTGCTTCTCCCACCTCCTTGTGGTCACTTTATTTTATGTTCCTGGCATACTGACCTATCTGATTCCCAAATCCATCCATTCTCACAATTCCAACaaattcctttctctcttctactCTGTGATGTCACCAATGATGAACCCTTTAATCTATAGCCTGAGGAATAAGGAGGTAAAGCAGGCCTTGAGAAGGCTGATATCAAGAAAAAGGTCCTTTTAA